TGGCCCTGATGTGCCCCGCCACCACCGAGGCCGACGTCGACCGCCACCAGGAGGTCTTCGCCACCGCCGTCGCGGAACTGGTCGCATGAAGCTGACCGCCGCCATCGCGGAGCTGACCGCATGAACCTCGAATCCGCCACTTCCGTCACCGAGCCGGCCGCATGAACCTCGACGCCGTGGACCACGTCCTGCTGCGCGAGCTGCAACGCGACGGCCGCGCCTCGTACACCGCGCTCGCCGAGGCGACCGGCCTGTCCGCGCCGGCCGTACGCCAGCGTGTGCAGCGTCTCCGCGACGAGGGTGTCGTCCAGATCGTCGGCGTCACCGACCCCATGGCCCTCGGCCTGCCGGTCATGGCCCTGATCGGCGTCCGCGTCGACACCGACGTCCACGAAGTGGCCGACCGCATCAGCGAACTCGCCGGCGTGATCTACGTGGTCCTCACCGCCGGCTCGTTCGACCTGTTCGCCGAGGTCGTCTGCAAGGAACCCGCCGAGCTGCTGGCCGTACTCAACGACCACATCAAACGCGTCCCCGGCGTCACCCGCGCCGAAGCCTTCACCTACTTCGGCATCCACACCCACCGCTTCGCCTGGCCCGCCACCTGACGGTTCGCCCCCCGTAGATCGCCGCCGCCGACCGACATATCGTCATGACATATGCCGACATATGGGAGGTCACCTGTGTATGACGTCGCCGCCGTACGAAGCCGATTCCCCGCTCTGCGGGAAGGCGCCGCACACTTCGACGGCCCCGGCGGCACCCAGGTCCCCGACGCCGTGGCCGACGCCGTGGCGAACACCCTCCGCGCGGCCGTGGCCAACCGAGGCACCGAAACCACCGCCGAACGCCGCGCCGACCACATCGTCCTGGAAGCCCGCCAGGCGATGGCCGATCTCCTAGGCGCCGACCCCACCGGCGTCGTCTTCGGCCGCAGCATGACCCAGCTCACCTACGACCTGGCCCGGGCCCTCGCCAGACAATGGCACCCCGGCGACGAGGTGATCGTCACCCGCCTCGACCACGACGCCAACATCCGCCCCTGGGTCCAAACCGCCGAAGCCAACGACGTGACCGTCCGCTGGGCCGACTTCG
The window above is part of the Sphaerisporangium rubeum genome. Proteins encoded here:
- a CDS encoding Lrp/AsnC family transcriptional regulator; the protein is MNLDAVDHVLLRELQRDGRASYTALAEATGLSAPAVRQRVQRLRDEGVVQIVGVTDPMALGLPVMALIGVRVDTDVHEVADRISELAGVIYVVLTAGSFDLFAEVVCKEPAELLAVLNDHIKRVPGVTRAEAFTYFGIHTHRFAWPAT